A section of the Drosophila subobscura isolate 14011-0131.10 chromosome A, UCBerk_Dsub_1.0, whole genome shotgun sequence genome encodes:
- the LOC117892612 gene encoding vacuolar protein sorting-associated protein 4B has translation MASGTTLQKAIDLVTKATEEDRNKNYAEALRLYEHGVEYFLHTIKYEAQGEKAKDSIRAKCLQYLDRAEKLKEYLKKGKKKPIKEGDESSSKDDKDKKSDSDDEDDDPEKKKLQAKLEGAIVIEKPQVQWSDVAGLDAAKEALKEAVILPIKFPQLFTGKRIPWKGILLFGPPGTGKSYLAKAVATEANRSTFFSVSSSDLMSKWLGESEKLVKNLFELARQHKPSIIFIDEIDSMCSARSDNENDSVRRIKTEFLVQMQGVGNDTDGILVLGATNIPWVLDSAIRRRFEKRIYIPLPEAHARLVMFKIHLGNTTHVLTEQDLKELAGKTEGYSGADISIVVRDALMEPVRKVQTATHFKKVTGPSPTNKDETVDDLLIPCSPGDAGAVEMNWIDVPSDKLFEPAVTMRDMLKSLSRTKPTVNDDDLKKLRKFTEDFGQEG, from the exons atggcatcCGGCACCACACTGCAGAAGGCCATAGATCTGGTGACCAAGGCCACCGAGGAGGATCGCAACAAGAACTATGCAGAGGCACTGCGCCTCTATGAGCACGGCGTAGAGTACTTTCTGCATACGATTAAGT ACGAGGCGCAGGGCGAGAAGGCCAAAGACTCGATCAGAGCCAAGTGTCTGCAGTATTTGGATCGGGCCGAGAAGCTCAAGGAGTACCTGAAGAAGGGCAAGAAGAAACCGATAAAGGAGGGCGACGAGTCCAGCTCCAAGGATGACAAGGACAAGAAGAGCGACAgcgatgacgaggacgatgacccggagaagaagaagctgcAGGCCAAGCTGGAGGGGGCGATTGTCATCGAGAAGCCGCAGGTGCAGTGGTCCGATGTGGCCGGTCTGGATGCTGCCAAGGAGGCCCTCAAAGAGGCCGTCATCTTGCCCATAAAGTTCCCACAGCTGTTCACCGGCAAGCGCATACCCTGGAAGGGCATCCTCCTGTTCGGCCCACCCGGTACGGGCAAGTCCTACCTGGCGAAGGCAGTAGCCACCGAGGCCAACCGGTCCACATTCTTCTCCGTCTCCAGCTCCGACCTGATGTCCAAATGGCTGGGCGAGTCCGAGAAGCTGGTCAAGAATCTCTTCGAGCTGGCTCGCCAGCACAAGCCATCGATCATATTCATCGACGAGATCGACTCCATGTGCTCAGCCCGTTCCGACAACGAGAACGACAGTGTGCGCCGCATCAAGACCGAGTTCCTGGTGCAGATGCAGGGCGTGGGCAACGACACTGACGGCATCCTGGTCCTGGGCGCCACCAATATACCCTGGGTACTCGACTCTGCCATCCGGCGACGCTTCGAGAAGCGCATCTACATTCCGCTGCCGGAGGCGCATGCCCGCCTTGTCATGTTCAAGATACACTTGGGCAACACCACACACGTCCTCACCGAGCAGGATCTCAAGGAGCTGGCTGGCAAAACCGAAGG ATACTCGGGCGCGGATATCTCGATTGTGGTGCGCGATGCACTGATGGAGCCCGTGCGAAAGGTTCAAACAGCCACGCACTTCAAGAAGGTGACGGGACCCAGTCCCACGAATAAGGACGAGACCGTCGATGACCTGCTTATCCCATGCTCTCCAGGCGATGCGGGCGCCGTCGAAATGAACTGGATAGATGTGCCCAGCGACAAGCTCTTCGAGCCGGCCGTAACAATG cgCGACATGTTGAAGTCGCTGTCGCGCACGAAACCCACAGTCAACGATGATGATCTGAAGAAGCTACGCAAATTCACAGAGGACTTTGGACAGGAGGGCTAG